From the Myripristis murdjan chromosome 14, fMyrMur1.1, whole genome shotgun sequence genome, one window contains:
- the LOC115371002 gene encoding zona pellucida-like domain-containing protein 1, which translates to MWRALLVYHLATLALAQDQNVCLGHSTFRAPAISDVDVTCGSLRMELQILMCPFYFSGYNETLMSLNAEHAKDECKGTPDWTVDPPVLKFNFSITEGAIATCSNKLKVTQEVGTGVFAQFSNIQFVNISGMVISQNPYPGTISYRQELIYKFSCCYPLQYLVNTTHMDVSAVSLAVKEKNGSFISTLGLLLYSDNSYTSMLRIPDGGLELKTRIFVEVRATNLTNRFNVFLDRCYATTTPFPVNSFYHDLFIGCDRDGQTVIGVNGQQQEARFSFEAFRFVQEENRTLSTFYLHCATRLCERSFCSSLSQNCSSNLNSRRRRSVDNTQDTTVTDVATVSSGPIITRRDNGDPDGSEAAQQTHMNGTMLGVTVVAGVIGVLCISLLAFITYQMFNSGSFSNTVLYQQH; encoded by the exons ATGTGGCGGGCCCTTTTGGTGTATCACCTCGCCACGCTCGCTCTTGCCCAAGATCAAAATGTTTGCCTCGGACACTCCACATTCAGAGCACCAG CCATCTCTGACGTCGACGTCACCTGTGGCTCTCTGAGGATGGAGCTTCAGATCCTGATGTGTCCGTTCTACTTCAGCGGATACAACGAGACGCTGATGTCCCTCAACGCAGAGCACGCGAAAGACGAGTGCAAAGGGACTCCTGACTGGACCGTGGACCCACCCGTTCTCAAATTCAACTTCTCCATCACAGAGGGGGCGATCGCCACTTGCTCCAACAAGCTCAAG GTCACTCAGGAGGTTGGCACTGGAGTATTTGCACAGTTCTCCAATATTCAGTTCGTCAACATCTCAGGCATGGTCATCTCCCAGAACCCTTACCCGGGAACCATCAGCTATCGCCAAGAGCTGATATACAAGTTTTCTTGCTGCTATCCACTCCAGTACCTGGTCAACACCACTCACATGGATGT GTCTGCGGTGAGCCTGGCGGTCAAAGAAAAGAATGGTAGTTTCATCAGCACCCTCGGCTTGCTGCTTTACTCG GACAATTCCTACACATCAATGCTGCGAATCCCTGATGGAGGCCTAGAGCTAAAGACCAGGATCTTTGTGGAAGTGCGGGCCACCAATCTCACAAACCG ATTCAACGTTTTCCTGGACAGATGTTACGCCACGACGACCCCCTTCCCTGTCAACAGCTTTTATCATGATCTCTTTATTGG GTGTGACCGCGATGGCCAGACGGTGATTGGAGTCAACggacagcagcaggaagctcGCTTTTCTTTTGAAGCTTTCCGCTTTGTCCAAGAAGAAAACAGGACCCTGTCCACCTTCTACCTGCACTGTGCCACCAGACTGTGTGAGCGCTCCTTCTGCTCCAGCCTCTCTCAG AATTGCAGTTCCAACCTCAACTCAAGGAGGCGTCGCAGCGTTGACAACACGCAGGACACCACGGTGACCGATGTGGCCACTGTCAGCTCGGGCCCCATCATCACCCGCCGGGACAACG GGGATCCAGATGGGTCTGAAG CTGCTCAGCAGACACACATGAATGGCACTATGCTGGGTGTCACAGTAGTAGCAGGTGTCATAGGAGTCCTCTGCATATCCTTACTGGCTTTCATCACTTACCAGATGTTCAACTCCGGCAGCTTCAGCAACACCGTTCTCTACCAGCAACACTGA
- the hist2h2l gene encoding histone H2B 3 — protein MPEPAKSAPAPKKGSKKAVTKTQKKGDKKRRKTRKESYAIYVYKVLKQVHPDTGISSKAMGIMNSFVNDIFERIAGEASRLAHYNKRSTITSREIQTAVRLLLPGELAKHAVSEGTKAVTKYTSSK, from the coding sequence atgcctgagcCCGCAAAATCCGCGCCTGCTCCCAAAAAGGGCTCCAAAAAGGCCGTGACCAAAACCCAGAAGAAGGGCGACAAAAAGCGTCGCAAGACCAGAAAGGAGAGCTACGCCATCTATGTGTACAAAGTGTTGAAGCAGGTCCACCCCGACACGGGGATCTCCTCCAAGGCCATGGGCATCATGAACTCGTTTGTCAATGACATTTTCGAGCGCATCGCTGGAGAAGCGTCTCGTCTGGCTCATTATAATAAGAGATCCACCATCACCTCCAGGGAGATTCAGACCGCCGTCCGCCTGCTGCTGCCGGGAGAGCTGGCCAAACATGCCGTGTCCGAAGGCACCAAGGCAGTGACCAAGTACACCAGCTCCAAATAA
- the h2ax1 gene encoding H2A.X variant histone family member 1, with protein sequence MSGRGKTGGKARAKAKSRSSRAGLQFPVGRVHRLLRKGNYAERVGAGAPVYLAAVLEYLTAEILELAGNAARDNKKTRIIPRHLQLAVRNDEELNKLLGGVTIAQGGVLPNIQAVLLPKKTEKPAKSK encoded by the coding sequence ATGTCTGGCAGAGGGAAAACCGGAGGCAAAGCCCGAGCAAAAGCCAAGTCCCGTTCGTCCCGGGCCGGGCTCCAGTTCCCGGTGGGCCGTGTGCACAGGCTACTGCGCAAGGGCAACTATGCGGAGCGGGTGGGTGCCGGGGCTCCGGTGTACCTGGCAGCCGTGCTGGAGTATCTGACCGCTGAAATCCTTGAGCTGGCTGGCAATGCCGCCAGGGACAACAAGAAGACCAGGATTATCCCCCGGCACCTCCAGCTGGCCGTCCGTAACGACGAGGAGCTCAACAAGCTGCTAGGCGGAGTGACCATCGCCCAGGGAGGGGTGCTGCCCAACATCCAGGCCGTCCTCCTGCCCAAGAAGACGGAGAAACCGGCCAAGAGCAAGTAA